A single region of the Thermoanaerobacterium sp. PSU-2 genome encodes:
- a CDS encoding DNA ligase, whose amino-acid sequence MSLMDEKIPPMLAVSGNVFDDPNWVYEIKWDGSRTIAFLSSYTKLQDRRLVDISHLFPELIDVNKCLKSNEAILDGELIVIKDNKPSYRNIMMRKHQQNKLKIELLSKSNPAIFITWDVIYVDGKELLNYPLIKRKEILSKIVSESNLIRISDYIFEHGKTLFAETGKKQLEGVMAKKADSKYYLGKRSNLWQKFKHHIVLNAVILGYKVDKTALVLGLYNDDDKLVHIGNVESGISQKELSSFLEVANDLKVNPEFYGLAINNVQWIMPFIVCKVKFMEWSENFKMRAPSFLEFALDVKPIECRFM is encoded by the coding sequence ATGTCCCTGATGGATGAAAAAATCCCTCCTATGCTGGCTGTATCAGGAAATGTATTTGACGATCCAAATTGGGTATATGAAATCAAATGGGATGGTTCAAGGACAATAGCATTTCTTTCATCTTATACAAAACTTCAAGACCGAAGGCTTGTAGATATAAGCCACCTATTCCCAGAACTTATAGATGTAAATAAATGTCTAAAATCAAATGAAGCCATACTTGACGGCGAACTAATCGTTATAAAAGACAATAAACCAAGCTACAGAAACATAATGATGCGAAAACACCAGCAAAACAAACTAAAAATCGAACTTTTAAGTAAATCCAATCCCGCAATATTTATAACATGGGATGTAATATATGTTGATGGAAAAGAACTATTAAACTACCCACTTATTAAGCGCAAAGAAATCTTAAGTAAAATCGTCAGTGAAAGCAATCTAATAAGGATATCTGATTATATTTTTGAACACGGCAAAACTTTATTTGCGGAAACTGGTAAAAAACAACTGGAAGGAGTAATGGCTAAAAAGGCAGACTCAAAATATTACTTAGGAAAAAGAAGTAATCTATGGCAAAAATTCAAACATCACATAGTACTAAACGCTGTAATATTGGGTTATAAGGTAGATAAAACGGCGTTAGTCTTGGGCCTTTACAACGATGATGACAAACTTGTGCACATTGGAAATGTAGAATCTGGAATATCGCAAAAAGAATTATCATCGTTCTTAGAGGTTGCCAATGATCTGAAGGTCAACCCTGAATTTTACGGTCTTGCCATTAACAATGTTCAATGGATAATGCCTTTTATTGTATGTAAGGTTAAATTCATGGAATGGTCAGAAAATTTCAAAATGAGAGCGCCATCTTTCTTAGAATTTGCTTTAGATGTAAAACCCATCGAATGCAGATTCATGTAA